One window of the Prinia subflava isolate CZ2003 ecotype Zambia chromosome 1, Cam_Psub_1.2, whole genome shotgun sequence genome contains the following:
- the THNSL1 gene encoding LOW QUALITY PROTEIN: threonine synthase-like 1 (The sequence of the model RefSeq protein was modified relative to this genomic sequence to represent the inferred CDS: inserted 1 base in 1 codon; deleted 1 base in 1 codon), which yields MRGGAAAAATCPSAGRGTAAQAQPLPEPRGAGGAGARRAVGXARARCRWQRPRPPPLSGLSSCPGKKPTITHQKMFHIFQYQPLRLITQNSLSSMCLKLMLSRPVAFAQIWKSWFSSHSLLGKKNIILMGPPGAGKTTIGRIVGQKLDCPVIDIDDDVLETTWNMSVSEKLQDVGYEEFLEEEGKALLKFSASGSVISLSGSNPMHAAGMQHIKKNGIVVYLDVPTAVIMSRLKSMKTERIVGLAPGVSLRDVLQFRKQFYKRWFDIRVLCGGDVAAEVVAEKVLDAVKRYQDSELETFVSTRSSRSGRSREEDSHKLYFSDVVTQGLAPDGGLFVPERGLPKFTAEEWQGLIDVTYAERAQVILERCIHPADIPASKLAEIIETAYGENFSCSKVAPVRHLAGNQFLLELFHGPTASFKDFALQLMPHLFAYCIPRSCNYLILVATSGDTGSAVLDGFSRLHDTDKQRIAVVNFFPEDGVSPIQKSQMIGCQKENAWSVGVKSDFDFCQTAIKQIFTNSDFTGFLTVEYGTALSAANSINWARLLPQIVYHASAYLDLVHQGIISFGSPVDICIPTGNFGNILAAFYAKMMGIPIRKCICASNENHVLTDFIRTGVYDLRGRKLICSFSPAVDILKSSNLERYLHLIANGDGQLVTQLFNHLENQGHFQLRKDLLGKLQQDLVAGWCSDEDCLAAIHSVYSTTGYILDTHTAVAKVVADRLQDRTCPIIISSTAHYSKFAPAILRALRIAEINQNPLSQLHLLSSYSALPPIHWGLLETLKKTGNGDHQVCAADMTVLMSHIETLIQKHFMKVF from the exons atgaggggcggggccgccgccgccgccacctgCCCCAGCGCCGGGCGCGGAACGGCCGCGCAGGCGCAGCCGCTGCCGGAGCCGCGCGGCGCGGGGGGAGCCGGCGCGCGCCGCGCCGTGG CTGCGCGTGCGCGGTGCAGGTGGCAGCGTCCCCGCCCAC CGCCT TTAAGTGGATTGTCAAGTtgtcctggaaaaaaacccacaataacTCAT CAGAAGAtgtttcacatttttcagtatCAGCCTTTAAGACTAATAACCCAAAACAGTCTTTCTAGCATGTGTTTAAAACTGATGCTTTCAAGACCTGTTGCATTTGCACAGATATGGAAGTCATGGTTCTCAAGCCATTCTcttcttggaaagaaaaatattatcctGATGGGACCTCCAGGTGCTGGGAAAACAACGATTGGGAGAATAGTAGGCCAGAAACTGGATTGCCCTGTCATAGACATAGATGATGACGTCCTTGAAACAACCTGGAACATGAGTGTGTCAGAAAAACTGCAGGACGTTGGTTATGAGGAATTTctagaggaggaaggaaaagcccTGCTGAAGTTCTCGGCATCTGGAAGTGTTATTTCCCTTAGCGGGTCCAATCCGATGCATGCTGCTGGCATGCAGCACATAAAGAAAAACGGCATCGTTGTGTATCTGGATGTGCCCACAGCAGTCATCATGAGCAGGCTGAAATCAATGAAGACAGAACGAATCGTGGGTCTGGCTCCTGGTGTTTCTCTCAGAGACGTGCTTCAGTTTAGGAAGCAGTTCTACAAAAGGTGGTTTGACATCCGTGTTCTTTGTGGAGGGGATGTTGCAGCAGAGGTTGTAGCAGAAAAGGTGCTTGATGCTGTGAAGAGATACCAAGACTCTGAACTGGAAACTTTCGTATCAACAAGGTCTAGTAGGTCTGGAAGGAGTAGGGAAGAAGACTCTCATAAATTATATTTCAGTGACGTTGTTACTCAGGGCTTAGCCCCTGATGGAGGACTCTTTGTTCCTGAGAGAGGACTTCCAAAATTCACTGCTGAAGAATGGCAAGGTCTGATAGATGTAACATACGCTGAAAGAGCCCAGGTGATACTGGAAAGATGCATACATCCTGCTGATATTCCTGCTTCCAAGCTGGCAGAAATCATTGAAACTGCTTATGGAGAAAACTTTAGTTGTTCTAAAGTTGCCCCAGTTAGGCATCTGGCAGGCAATCAGTTCCTTCTTGAGTTATTTCATGGACCAACAGCATCATTTAAAGATTTTGCATTACAGTTGATGCCACATTTATTTGCCTACTGCATTCCCAGAAGCTGCAATTACTTGATTTTGGTAGCTACTTCTGGGGACACAGGAAGTGCTGTTCTAGATGGCTTTAGTCGTCTCCATGACACTGACAAACAGAGAATTGCTGtagtgaatttttttcctgaggatgGAGTAAGCCCAATTCAAAAATCACAAATGATTGGctgtcagaaagaaaatgcttgGTCAGTGGGTGTCAAatctgattttgatttttgccAGACAGCTATAAAGCAAATCTTTACTAATTCTGATTTCACTGGCTTTCTTACAGTAGAATATGGAACAGCTTTATCTGCAGCAAACTCCATAAACTGGGCACGACTGCTTCCGCAGATAGTTTATCATGCCTCTGCATACCTTGATCTTGTTCATCAAGGTATTATTTCTTTTGGAAGCCCTGTAGATATTTGCATTCCTACAGGAAACTTTGGCAACATATTAGCTGCTTTCTATGCTAAAATGATGGGAATTCCTAttagaaaatgtatttgtgcTTCCAATGAAAACCATGTTTTGACTGACTTCATAAGAACAGGTGTTTATGATTTGaggggaagaaaattaatttgcagtTTTTCACCAGCAGTAGATATTTTGAAGTCCTCCAATCTTGAGCGATACTTACACCTGATTGCTAATGGAGATGGACAACTGGTGACACAATTATTTAACCATCTGGAAAATCAGGGCCACTTCCAGCTGCGGAAAGACCTGCTTGGAAAGCTTCAGCAGGACTTGGTGGCTGGCTGGTGCTCTGATGAGGACTGCCTGGCTGCCATTCACTCTGTGTACAGTACCACAGGATATATTTTGGATACACACACAGCTGTTGCTAAAGTAGTTGCAGATCGATTACAAGATAGAACTTGCCCAATTATTATTTCATCTACAGCTCATTATTCTAAGTTTGCACCTGCTATCTTGAGGGCCTTGAGGATTgcagaaataaatcagaatCCATTAAGTCAGCTTCACTTGCTGAGTTCTTATAGTGCTCTGCCTCCAATCCACTGGGGCCTATTAGAGACTCTGAAAAAGACAGGAAATGGGGATCAccaggtctgtgctgctgatATGACTGTGCTGATGTCCCATATAGAAACCTTAattcaaaagcattttatgaAAGTTTTTTGA
- the ENKUR gene encoding enkurin, which translates to MGTPCPEPHKQTGASPCPGSRGGSMATQCAQECACGPPPRPEQPDKRGGYISKLKEIVKHEAEKNKSQWKTMGPAKVAVPPPNGFLQKCSKEPKLAPKKKEQDGKRLLPLVPPRTYHPVIHINKNFIHKNAVAVITGEPKKPRHFCVDTRHGDKYLLEPSGLYPKYIQKKNYGVVPKYVTRRKEEMKREEEEYQASVLEELKKKALKRLSEEERTDILKALKKKWEEINSAYQCLPVLTDTRYKRMHKEKLELQLQQLEHDIAAIEKYKCVYIADV; encoded by the exons ATGGGTACCCCGTGTCCAGAGCCCCACAAGCAGACGGGAGCTTCCCCGTGCCCGGGCTCCCGCGGCGGGAGCATGGCCACACAGTGTGCCCAGGAGTGCGCCTGTGGCCCCCCGCCCCGACCGGAGCAGCCCGACAAACGTGGCGG GTATATATCCAAACTTAAAGAAATTGTGAAAcatgaagcagagaaaaataaatctcagtGGAAAACTATGGGGCCAGCAAAAGTTGCAGTGCCACCTCCAAAtggttttctgcagaaatgttcCAAGGAACCCAAGTTAGCACCAA aaaagaaagaacaagatGGTAAAAGATTGCTTCCATTAGTGCCACCCAGGACATACCACCCAGTTATTCACATTAATAAGaattttatacataaaaatgCAGTTGCTGTTATCACAGGGGAGCCTAAAAAGCCTCGACATTTTTGTGTTGATACAAGACACGGAGATAAATATCTCCTTGAACCTTCAGGACTTTATCCAAAATACATCCAAAAAAAG AATTATGGTGTTGTACCAAAATATGTGACAcggagaaaagaagaaatgaagagagaggaggaagaataCCAGGCCAGTGTTTTGGAGGAACTCAAGAAGAAAGCCCTGAAACGTCTGTCTGAAGAAGAAAGGACTGATATTCTAAAG GCACTGAAGAAGAAGTGGGAGGAAATAAATAGTGCATATCAGTGTCTTCCAGTACTAACCGACACCAGGTACAAGAGGATGCATAAAGAAAAGCTGGAATTACAGCTGCAACAACTGGAGCATGACATAGCAGCCATCGAGAAGTACAAGTGTGTCTACATTGCAGATGTGTAA